One genomic window of Acomys russatus chromosome 29, mAcoRus1.1, whole genome shotgun sequence includes the following:
- the Htr6 gene encoding LOW QUALITY PROTEIN: 5-hydroxytryptamine receptor 6 (The sequence of the model RefSeq protein was modified relative to this genomic sequence to represent the inferred CDS: deleted 1 base in 1 codon) produces the protein MVPEPGPINSSTPAWGPGPPSATGGSGWVAAAALCVVIVLTAVANSLLIVLICTQPALRNTSNFFLVSLFTSDLMVGLVVMPPAMLNALYGRWVLARGLCLLWTAFDVMCCSASILNLCLISLDRYLLILSPLRYKLRMTAPRALALILGAWSLAALASFLPLLLGWHKLGNARTPAPGQCRLLASLPYVLVASGVTFFLPSGAICFTYCRILLAARKQAVQVASLTTGMAGQALETLQVPRTPRPGMESADSRRLATKHSRKALKASLTLGILLGMFFVTWLPFFVANIAQAVCDCISPGLFDVLTWLGYCNSTMNPIIYPLFMRDFKRALGRFLPCIHCPPEHRASPASASMWTSHSGARPGLSLQQVLPLPMPPNSDSDSASGATSGLQLTAQLLLPGEATRDPPPPTRATAVVNFFVTDSVEPEIRQHPLSSPRN, from the exons ATGGTTCCAGAGCCCGGCCCTATCAACAGTAGCACTCCAGCCTGGGGCCCTGGGCCACCGTCTGCCACAGGGGGCAGTGGCTGGGTGGCCGCTGCTGCTCTGTGCGTGGTCATAGTGCTGACCGCAGTCGCCAATTCTCTGCTGATCGTGCTCATCTGCACGCAGCCCGCGCTGCGTAACACGTCTAACTTCTTCCTGGTGTCGCTCTTCACGTCGGACCTGATGGTGGGGCTGGTGGTGATGCCCCCAGCTATGCTGAACGCGCTGTATGGGCGCTGGGTGCTAGCGCGTGGCCTCTGCCTGCTTTGGACCGCCTTCGACGTGATGTGCTGCAGCGCCTCCATTCTCAACCTCTGCCTCATTAGCCTGGACCGCTACCTGCTCATCCTCTCACCGCTCAGATACAAGCTGCGCATGACAGCCCCGCGTGCCCTGGCGCTCATCCTGGGTGCCTGGAGCCTCGCAGCGCTTGCCTCCTTTCTGCCCCTCTTGCTGGGCTGGCACAAACTGGGCAACGCTCGGACACCTGCCCCTGGCCAGTGCCGCCTATTGGCCAGCCTGCCTTATGTCCTCGTGGCGTCTGGCGTCACCTTTTTCCTGCCTTCGGGTGCCATCTGCTTCACCTACTGCAGGATCCTGCTAGCAGCCCGCAAGCAGGCGGTGCAAGTGGCCTCGCTCACCACGGGCATGGCTGGCCAGGCCTTGGAAACTTTGCAG GTGCCCAGGACCCCACGCCCAGGGATGGAGTCCGCTGACAGTAGGCGCTTGGCCACCAAACATAGCAGGAAGGCCTTGAAGGCCAGTCTGACCCTGGGCATCCTGCTAGGCATGTTCTTTGTGACCTGGCTGCCCTTCTTCGTGGCCAACATAgctcag GCCGTGTGTGACTGCATCTCCCCAGGCCTCTTCGATGTCCTCACGTGGCTGGGGTACTGTAATAGCACCATGAACCCTATTATCTACCCTCTCTTCATGCGGGACTTCAAAAGG GCCCTGGGCAGGTTCCTGCCATGCATCCACTGCCCCCCGGAGCACCGGGCCagccctgcctccgcctccatgTGGACCTCTCACAGTGGTGCAAGACCGGGCCTCAGCCTACAGCAGgtgctgcctctgcctatgcCGCCGAACTCAGATTCGGACTCTGCTTCAGGGGCCACGTCGGGCCTGCAGCTCACGGCCCAGCTTCTGCTGCCTGGAGAAGCAACCCGGgaccccccaccacccaccaggGCCACCGCTGTGGTCAACTTCTTCGTCACGGACTCCGTGGAGCCTGAGATACGGCAGCATCCACTCAGTTCACCCAGGAACTGA
- the Nbl1 gene encoding neuroblastoma suppressor of tumorigenicity 1: MLWVLVGALLPVMLLAAPPPINKLALFPDKSAWCEAKNITQIVGHSGCEAKSIQNRACLGQCFSYSVPNTFPQSTESLVHCDSCMPAQSMWEIVTLECPGHEEVPRVDKLVEKIVHCSCQACGKEPSHEGLNVYVPGEDGPGSQPGAHPHPHPHPHSHPGGQTPEPEEPPGAPQVEEERAED, encoded by the exons ATGCTTTGGGTCCTGGTGGGGGCTCTCCTCCCTGTCATGTTGCTGGCCGCCCCGCCACCCATCAACAAGCTGGCCCTGTTTCCGGATAAGAGTGCCTGGTGTGAGGCCAAGAACATCACGCAGATTGTGGGCCACAGCGGCTGTGAGGCCAAGTCCATACAGAACAG GGCGTGCCTAGGACAATGCTTCAGTTACAGCGTCCCCAACACCTTCCCGCAGTCCACAGAGTCCTTGGTGCACTGTGACTCCTGCATGCCGGCCCAGTCCATGTGGGAGATT GTGACCTTGGAGTGCCCGGGCCATGAGGAGGTGCCCAGAGTGGATAAGCTGGTAGAGAAGATAGTTCACTGCAGCTGTCAGGCCTGTGGCAAGGAGCCCAGTCACGAGGGCCTGAATGTCTATGTGCCGGGTGAAGACGGGCCGGGCTCCCAGCCtggagcccacccccacccccaccctcacccccactcccaccctggtGGCCAGACCCCTGAACCTGAAGAACCTCCTGGAGCCCCTCAGGTTGAGGAAGAGCGGGCCGAGGACTGA